The Enterobacter asburiae genome window below encodes:
- a CDS encoding DUF2955 domain-containing protein — translation MSISTLARVFTPHGNIVYTANDFRQTLRIVFAGMIALSISSFYNTSYGVFFVVYPIMLLSLVPVFNRHVAKQFIFSAALNCVEMVLIIGYLSQWPAIMTLVVFALYVMRFRFMSKGPLFLFGSMGVVCQSVMLNFMSYPTTSWHTLLFSNIEASVMAVCLSALMNYLLPDVEPRRPPPLIEKDDARVRHESLLSGTVATLIFVVFQISDLSDSLSALMAGILILFPMHYRGSVMSSIWRVVGVVLGCLYILVVQLILYDHSSHMLLMMPLIGLGLAFGARLHVMEKVGAGVGFSSITTIGIMFGQNMHPDTDLVFSDLYRITSVTFSLVATLTMVFLVHLILNRFEATRYVIAPPKVD, via the coding sequence ATGTCTATTAGCACCCTGGCGCGGGTATTTACCCCGCACGGCAACATCGTCTATACGGCAAACGACTTTCGCCAGACCCTGCGCATCGTCTTTGCCGGGATGATTGCGCTGAGCATCTCCAGCTTTTACAACACCAGCTACGGCGTATTTTTCGTGGTCTATCCGATCATGCTTCTGTCGCTGGTGCCGGTGTTTAACCGCCACGTGGCAAAGCAGTTTATCTTCAGCGCCGCGCTAAACTGCGTTGAAATGGTTCTCATCATCGGCTATTTGTCGCAATGGCCGGCCATCATGACGCTGGTGGTGTTTGCCCTGTACGTGATGCGTTTTCGTTTTATGAGCAAGGGGCCGCTGTTCCTGTTTGGCTCAATGGGCGTGGTGTGCCAGAGCGTGATGCTCAACTTTATGAGCTACCCCACGACCAGCTGGCACACGCTGCTGTTTTCCAACATCGAAGCGAGCGTGATGGCGGTGTGCCTGAGCGCGCTGATGAACTACCTCCTGCCGGACGTTGAGCCCCGCAGGCCGCCGCCGCTGATTGAGAAAGACGATGCCCGCGTGCGCCACGAGTCGCTGCTCTCCGGCACCGTCGCGACGCTGATATTCGTGGTGTTTCAGATTAGCGACTTAAGCGATTCGCTTTCGGCGCTGATGGCGGGGATTTTGATCCTGTTCCCGATGCACTACCGCGGTTCGGTGATGAGCTCGATCTGGCGCGTGGTCGGCGTGGTGCTGGGCTGTCTCTACATTCTGGTGGTGCAGCTAATCCTCTACGATCACAGCAGCCATATGCTATTGATGATGCCGCTGATCGGCCTCGGGCTGGCGTTTGGCGCGCGCCTGCACGTGATGGAAAAGGTGGGCGCGGGCGTGGGATTTTCCAGCATCACGACCATCGGCATTATGTTCGGGCAGAACATGCACCCGGACACTGACCTGGTGTTCAGCGATCTGTACCGCATCACCTCCGTCACCTTTTCGCTGGTCGCAACGCTGACGATGGTTTTCCTGGTGCACCTTATCCTCAACCGCTTCGAGGCGACGCGCTACGTCATCGCGCCGCCCAAAGTAGATTAA
- a CDS encoding HlyD family secretion protein: MMTPEQKFARWVRVSIASFLLMFVYFIVADIWIPLTPDSTVMRVVTPVSPRVSGYVAAVHVHNNSQVKKGDLLFELDDTPFRNKVEAAQIALEQARLSNEQLDAQIAAAQASLKTAVLTARNDKVTFDRYQKLSTLQNVSQADLDKVRTTWQSSEQSVSSIQANIHNLRIQRGERDEHRNVTLQKYRNALDEAELNLGWTKVYAQADGTVSNLQLSPGFYASSGSAALVLVNNQTDIVADFREKSLRHTHQGTDAAVVFDAFPGHVFRAHVTSSDAGILAGQEAVNGQLSEPETSNRWVRDAQRMRIHVALDEELPKHLPTGARATVQLYNSEGPFARFFSGMQIHLVSLLHYVY; encoded by the coding sequence ATAATGACCCCTGAACAAAAGTTTGCCCGCTGGGTAAGGGTGAGTATTGCCTCTTTCCTGCTGATGTTTGTCTACTTTATCGTCGCGGATATCTGGATCCCGCTGACGCCGGACTCCACCGTGATGCGCGTGGTGACGCCGGTTTCTCCGCGCGTCTCCGGCTACGTGGCGGCGGTACATGTCCACAACAACAGCCAGGTGAAAAAAGGCGATCTGCTGTTTGAGCTCGACGACACGCCGTTTCGCAATAAAGTGGAAGCGGCGCAAATCGCGCTTGAGCAGGCACGCCTGTCCAACGAACAGCTGGATGCGCAGATCGCCGCCGCGCAGGCCAGCCTGAAAACCGCCGTGCTGACCGCGCGTAACGATAAAGTGACCTTCGATCGCTACCAGAAGCTGAGCACCCTGCAGAACGTCTCGCAGGCGGATCTGGATAAGGTTCGCACCACCTGGCAGAGCAGCGAGCAGTCCGTCAGCTCCATTCAGGCCAATATCCATAACCTGCGCATTCAGCGCGGCGAGCGGGACGAGCATCGCAACGTGACGCTGCAAAAATACCGTAACGCGCTGGATGAGGCGGAACTTAACCTCGGCTGGACGAAGGTCTATGCCCAGGCGGACGGCACGGTCAGTAACCTGCAGTTAAGCCCGGGCTTTTACGCTTCCTCGGGTTCAGCCGCGCTGGTGCTGGTGAACAACCAGACCGATATCGTCGCCGATTTCCGCGAGAAGAGCCTGCGCCACACCCATCAGGGCACCGACGCCGCCGTGGTGTTCGACGCCTTCCCGGGGCACGTTTTCCGCGCCCACGTGACCAGCAGCGACGCGGGGATACTGGCGGGTCAGGAGGCCGTGAACGGTCAGCTGTCCGAACCGGAAACCTCCAACCGCTGGGTGCGCGATGCCCAACGCATGCGTATTCACGTCGCGCTGGACGAAGAATTGCCGAAGCATCTGCCGACCGGCGCGCGCGCCACCGTGCAGCTCTACAATAGCGAGGGGCCGTTTGCGCGCTTCTTCTCAGGGATGCAGATCCACCTGGTGAGCCTGCTTCACTATGTTTATTAG
- a CDS encoding MarR family winged helix-turn-helix transcriptional regulator — MSEEELFSRRPMGMRMAMIVRQWRAVIDDAILDTGLTQSSWTVMMQLHQLGDNVSVSELAEVQGIELPPLMRTLTQLEKQGYLLRSVSPYDKRIRLLTLTPAGKAILKRLTQVIETYQARVSQNIAPEHIDIFSATLNQFACNLRTIREEDNKTEK, encoded by the coding sequence ATGAGCGAAGAAGAACTGTTTAGCCGCAGGCCGATGGGCATGCGGATGGCGATGATCGTGCGCCAGTGGCGTGCGGTAATCGACGACGCCATTCTCGATACCGGGTTAACCCAGTCGAGCTGGACGGTGATGATGCAGCTTCATCAGCTCGGGGATAACGTCTCCGTGAGTGAGCTGGCGGAGGTGCAGGGCATTGAACTGCCGCCGCTGATGCGCACCCTGACACAGCTGGAAAAGCAGGGTTACCTGCTGCGCTCTGTATCGCCTTATGACAAGCGCATCCGGCTTCTGACGCTGACGCCTGCGGGAAAAGCCATATTAAAAAGGCTCACTCAGGTGATTGAGACCTATCAGGCGCGCGTATCGCAAAACATCGCGCCGGAACATATCGACATTTTCAGCGCCACCCTGAATCAATTCGCCTGCAATTTGCGGACTATCCGCGAAGAAGATAACAAGACCGAAAAATAA
- a CDS encoding ArsR/SmtB family transcription factor has translation MLKTSLPPDNSAALEQAIAAVAAAMADPSRVKMLCALMDGRAWTATELSAAADVAPSTASGHLARLVEGQLIACLSQGRHRYYRLAGHDVAELVEQMMGLSWSRITPPETTAPKAMREARTCYDHLAGTVAVLIYDFMQAEGWLEADGSALTLYGREQFLKLGVSLSAHPRRKACCACLDWSERRFHLGGEAGAALLIHLESKGWIQRVAGYREVVVTASGKSAVQRFFSS, from the coding sequence ATGTTAAAAACGAGCCTACCTCCTGATAACAGCGCGGCGCTGGAACAGGCCATTGCCGCGGTGGCTGCCGCAATGGCCGATCCGTCGCGCGTAAAGATGCTGTGCGCGCTGATGGACGGGCGGGCGTGGACCGCCACCGAGCTGAGCGCGGCGGCAGACGTTGCGCCTTCGACCGCCAGCGGGCATCTCGCCCGGCTGGTGGAAGGGCAACTGATCGCCTGTCTGTCGCAGGGGCGGCACCGCTATTATCGTCTGGCGGGGCACGACGTGGCGGAACTGGTGGAGCAGATGATGGGGCTCTCCTGGAGCCGCATTACCCCGCCGGAAACGACCGCACCGAAGGCCATGCGCGAGGCCCGAACCTGCTACGACCATCTTGCCGGAACGGTTGCGGTGCTAATCTACGATTTTATGCAGGCGGAAGGCTGGCTGGAGGCTGACGGTTCAGCGCTCACGCTGTATGGCCGCGAGCAGTTTCTGAAGCTCGGCGTTTCGTTAAGCGCTCACCCGCGCCGCAAAGCCTGCTGCGCCTGTCTGGACTGGAGCGAGCGGCGGTTTCATCTTGGCGGTGAGGCGGGCGCGGCGCTGCTGATTCATCTGGAAAGCAAAGGGTGGATCCAGCGGGTGGCGGGATACAGGGAGGTGGTGGTGACGGCGTCGGGGAAAAGTGCCGTTCAGAGATTTTTTAGCAGCTAA
- a CDS encoding amino acid-binding protein has translation MYDVHVIFSDRPGELARFGQLLGRNGVGLEGGGVFGTDAHFLVEDGEKARRVLLDAGFTVQAVRKPVIRKLRQERPGELGEIAAALAARGVSILTQYSDHANHLILLTDDDKLAAEITEPWATYVKNEPTS, from the coding sequence ATGTATGACGTTCATGTGATTTTTAGCGACAGGCCCGGCGAGCTGGCGCGCTTTGGACAGCTGCTGGGGCGCAACGGCGTGGGGCTGGAGGGCGGCGGCGTATTTGGTACCGATGCCCATTTTCTGGTGGAAGACGGGGAAAAAGCGCGACGCGTGCTACTCGACGCCGGGTTTACCGTGCAGGCGGTGCGTAAGCCGGTGATCCGGAAACTCAGGCAGGAGCGCCCCGGCGAGCTGGGTGAAATCGCGGCGGCGCTGGCGGCACGCGGCGTGTCTATCCTTACCCAGTACAGCGACCATGCGAATCACCTTATTCTGCTGACGGATGATGATAAGCTGGCCGCAGAGATCACTGAACCCTGGGCAACATATGTTAAAAACGAGCCTACCTCCTGA
- a CDS encoding antibiotic biosynthesis monooxygenase family protein, producing MIAVIFEAKAAPAHQARYLQLAAELKPLLADIDGFIDIERFQSLTTDGKILSLSWWRDEEAVRRWKQNVFHQAAQAEGRESIFAYYRIRVAQLVREYSSETGGHADV from the coding sequence ATGATTGCAGTCATTTTCGAAGCCAAAGCCGCGCCCGCCCATCAGGCGCGCTACCTGCAGCTCGCTGCCGAACTCAAACCTTTGCTGGCGGATATCGACGGTTTTATTGATATCGAACGGTTCCAGAGCCTGACGACCGACGGCAAAATCCTGTCGCTTTCCTGGTGGCGGGATGAAGAGGCCGTCCGCCGCTGGAAGCAGAACGTTTTCCATCAGGCCGCGCAGGCCGAAGGGCGGGAGTCGATTTTCGCGTACTACCGCATTCGGGTGGCGCAGCTGGTGCGGGAGTACAGTTCCGAAACCGGAGGGCACGCGGATGTATGA